A single Crateriforma conspicua DNA region contains:
- a CDS encoding polyprenyl synthetase family protein encodes MDAAPVTLHNVNGSDVAHAGAAGNGDARLKQLLGQVYRPIRQPMQQVEDLLTRQLQSPYESMNPLLCHGTQLGGKRLRPAMLLLSGLNFGPLTDAHLRMAVVIEMIHTATLIHDDVLDEATVRRRVPTVNARWNDHVSILFGDYLFSQSFRLAAEIGSIEACQWIGEASRLVCEGELRQVLGRDWLQIDEDAYFDMIQGKTAELCRVATQLGARLSGADDDAVDAMARYGEAVGMAFQIADDYLDLWGDDATVGKTLGTDLQQGKLTLPVIRMLQQAEPVDRERLQAALSGPPENRFDAIRDDLMSCDAAEYTRQVASRFRDQAIEAVHSVQASSVSDSLVQIARFAVQRRF; translated from the coding sequence GTGGACGCTGCCCCTGTCACTCTGCACAACGTGAATGGTTCCGACGTTGCCCATGCGGGAGCCGCCGGCAACGGTGACGCCCGTTTGAAACAACTGTTGGGTCAGGTTTACCGCCCGATTCGCCAGCCGATGCAGCAAGTCGAAGACCTGCTGACGCGTCAGTTGCAAAGCCCCTACGAATCAATGAACCCGCTGCTGTGCCACGGCACGCAGTTGGGTGGCAAGCGATTGCGGCCCGCAATGTTGCTGTTGTCGGGTTTGAATTTCGGCCCGCTGACCGACGCTCATCTGCGGATGGCGGTCGTGATCGAGATGATTCATACGGCGACGCTGATCCACGATGACGTCCTGGATGAGGCCACGGTGCGGCGGCGAGTCCCCACGGTGAACGCCCGCTGGAACGACCACGTCAGCATCCTGTTCGGGGATTATCTGTTTTCGCAAAGTTTCCGATTGGCCGCGGAAATCGGATCGATCGAAGCCTGTCAGTGGATCGGCGAAGCGTCACGGTTGGTGTGCGAGGGCGAATTGCGTCAGGTCTTGGGCCGCGACTGGCTGCAAATCGATGAAGACGCCTATTTCGACATGATCCAAGGCAAGACCGCGGAACTTTGCCGGGTCGCGACACAATTGGGCGCTCGCCTTTCGGGTGCCGATGACGATGCGGTCGACGCGATGGCGCGGTACGGCGAAGCGGTCGGGATGGCGTTTCAGATCGCCGACGACTATTTGGACCTGTGGGGCGATGATGCGACGGTCGGCAAGACCTTGGGGACGGATCTGCAGCAAGGCAAACTGACGCTGCCGGTCATCCGCATGCTGCAGCAAGCCGAACCCGTGGATCGAGAGCGATTGCAGGCCGCTCTTTCCGGGCCGCCCGAGAATCGATTTGACGCGATTCGCGACGATCTAATGTCGTGCGATGCCGCGGAATACACGCGTCAAGTCGCCAGTCGCTTCCGTGACCAGGCGATCGAAGCGGTTCACAGTGTGCAGGCGTCCTCCGTTTCGGATTCGCTGGTGCAGATCGCTCGATTTGCGGTCCAACGCCGATTCTGA
- a CDS encoding sugar-binding protein: protein MRQLDDRRRQPFLACIVWLLLCTSTLASADQPDLSKLPAEALQQTENLIANPSFEDGWDQWTPPKVAHQVAKNEWKSEPYEDYQWIRQDSLDGQQHVQIRSDQSQTISFSPRRSVKVYRGCTYRFQISYRRQLAAMEPSRTTPSLRVIFHDADGNATVNDPDGKYYVYHDTRDKSTNTDAWTSATYTFTVNPNSNVDRVNLSVFLYDQGTIAFDSAAFYNDTARGQSEPDKPTTQWVALSSPTVDKARPQIGIRPTSGPLTIDGRSDDAGWQSVRPLSLVRSIDGGKSSPTTTFQVTRDADAIYFFARAVETGQESHRHGSDRRNDLSIHNHDCIDLFLQPDPASGTYFQITMNPKGGLVTRKWNGRDNEVPWVPSDVEIAGHIDFDYWTVEAAIPLDALGAAKPLQSSTWAANVCRAEVPGTRNWNAWSYTGGDFHHPDRFGWFRFVDPSSAAADTLSTVKGTVLDTNGKPLAGIPINAMGRIERTNADGVFRFEDVAIGTHRFAVISPLHEPMQGDVSVKRDFENIAPIQIERRDPFRVACDMPAPDQARAAQWLSASLTEPPDMDQPSPQITSMELIAARGETKAFAVSALVHQDLASPSIQLSELKSNESVIGSTDLAVRWVQRMLQPVHYQGPQDDAVFVWRFLWDEPPATLSSGQLRLLVGTIDVPADAPAGTYTGQLTLRSADQSVATLPVSLRVGDFELRSPDKRAGAFLNISKGSLFQAGPQWESVVMQDMADHQATTMHYWAGISFGSDGKPVTRAAEQSLRLQQQYGMKPPYSIKFSVEQLAQVLGVEFLDRHAIDIESLKAKETEFREAVQRGVAAVADLEKQFGLPANSLVLFWSDEVFIGQRLEPWIYTAKIVRQYTDNPIGLTFDPRDVEKWDRVEPLVDVPFFHGRNLDLWSSEENHSYDQLRQRIDASGDVPFAYYNIIRTSITPEYARLVNGYWLWQTPVHSQMHWTYYWGDQDAMVGVREGDRIAPFFALAAPHPSRPQMLSTLDWENLREGVTDHRYVVTLEHAIERAGPDKKATVDRAKRFLESLRQTGPVVDDAARQLDAADYDKRRTEMHRLISELMSR, encoded by the coding sequence ATGCGACAACTTGATGACCGGCGCCGACAACCCTTTTTGGCATGCATCGTCTGGCTTCTGCTTTGCACCTCCACCCTCGCATCAGCGGATCAACCCGATCTGTCGAAGCTTCCCGCCGAAGCGTTACAGCAAACGGAAAACCTGATTGCGAACCCCAGCTTTGAAGACGGCTGGGACCAGTGGACGCCGCCCAAAGTCGCGCACCAAGTGGCCAAAAACGAATGGAAATCGGAACCGTACGAAGACTATCAATGGATCCGACAAGATTCCTTGGACGGCCAACAACACGTGCAAATCCGAAGCGATCAGTCGCAAACGATTTCCTTCAGCCCACGCCGCAGCGTCAAGGTCTATCGCGGTTGCACGTACCGTTTCCAAATCAGCTATCGCCGCCAATTGGCTGCGATGGAACCCAGCCGTACGACGCCTTCACTGCGTGTCATCTTTCACGACGCCGATGGCAACGCGACGGTGAATGATCCGGACGGAAAGTACTACGTCTATCACGACACTCGTGACAAATCGACCAACACGGACGCTTGGACATCGGCGACCTACACCTTCACGGTGAACCCCAACAGTAACGTGGATCGCGTCAATCTGTCGGTCTTTCTGTACGACCAGGGAACCATCGCTTTTGACAGCGCCGCGTTTTACAACGACACCGCACGGGGTCAAAGCGAACCCGACAAACCGACCACCCAATGGGTCGCCCTGTCATCACCGACGGTCGACAAAGCACGACCACAAATCGGCATCCGCCCGACAAGCGGTCCACTGACGATCGACGGCCGATCCGATGACGCCGGTTGGCAGTCCGTCCGTCCCCTGTCGCTGGTCCGAAGCATCGACGGCGGCAAATCATCCCCGACGACGACTTTCCAAGTCACCCGCGATGCCGATGCGATCTATTTCTTTGCCCGCGCGGTCGAAACGGGTCAAGAATCGCACCGTCATGGATCGGACCGGCGAAACGATCTGTCGATCCACAACCATGATTGCATCGACCTGTTCCTGCAGCCTGATCCCGCATCCGGCACGTACTTTCAGATCACCATGAATCCCAAGGGTGGGCTGGTCACACGGAAATGGAACGGGCGTGACAACGAAGTCCCGTGGGTTCCCAGCGACGTCGAAATCGCCGGACACATCGACTTTGATTACTGGACCGTCGAAGCGGCAATCCCATTGGATGCTTTGGGCGCGGCAAAGCCACTGCAAAGTTCGACTTGGGCCGCCAACGTGTGCCGCGCCGAAGTCCCCGGAACCCGCAACTGGAACGCTTGGTCGTACACCGGTGGTGATTTCCATCACCCCGATCGATTCGGTTGGTTTCGCTTCGTCGATCCGTCATCCGCCGCCGCTGACACGTTGTCGACAGTCAAAGGAACGGTACTGGACACGAACGGCAAACCGCTGGCGGGCATTCCGATCAATGCGATGGGGCGGATCGAACGCACCAACGCCGACGGCGTTTTTCGTTTCGAAGACGTGGCGATCGGGACGCACCGGTTCGCCGTGATATCGCCGTTGCACGAACCAATGCAGGGCGACGTATCGGTCAAACGTGACTTTGAAAACATCGCGCCGATTCAAATCGAGCGACGCGACCCGTTCCGCGTTGCGTGCGACATGCCGGCACCGGATCAAGCCCGGGCTGCACAATGGTTGTCGGCAAGCCTGACTGAACCGCCCGACATGGATCAGCCGTCGCCGCAGATCACTTCGATGGAATTGATCGCGGCCAGGGGCGAAACCAAAGCGTTCGCGGTGTCGGCGCTAGTTCATCAAGACTTGGCATCGCCATCGATCCAGCTTTCGGAATTGAAATCCAACGAATCGGTGATCGGATCAACCGACCTCGCCGTGCGGTGGGTTCAGCGGATGCTTCAGCCGGTCCATTACCAGGGTCCCCAAGACGACGCGGTGTTCGTGTGGCGTTTCCTGTGGGACGAACCACCGGCGACGCTCTCGTCCGGACAACTTCGTTTGTTGGTGGGCACGATCGATGTTCCCGCCGACGCGCCGGCGGGAACGTACACCGGCCAATTGACGCTTCGGTCCGCCGATCAATCGGTCGCGACGTTGCCCGTTTCGCTGCGTGTCGGTGATTTTGAACTGCGATCGCCTGACAAACGCGCCGGTGCCTTTCTGAACATCTCCAAGGGATCGCTTTTCCAAGCGGGGCCGCAATGGGAATCGGTCGTCATGCAAGACATGGCTGATCACCAAGCGACCACCATGCATTACTGGGCCGGGATTTCATTTGGTTCCGATGGCAAACCGGTAACCAGGGCGGCCGAACAGTCGCTGCGACTGCAGCAACAGTACGGAATGAAGCCGCCGTATTCGATCAAGTTCTCAGTGGAACAATTGGCTCAGGTTCTGGGCGTGGAATTTCTGGACCGTCACGCCATCGATATCGAATCGTTGAAAGCCAAAGAAACGGAGTTTCGCGAAGCGGTTCAGCGGGGCGTCGCCGCGGTTGCGGACTTGGAAAAGCAATTCGGTTTGCCCGCAAACAGTCTGGTGCTGTTCTGGAGCGACGAAGTCTTCATCGGCCAGCGTTTGGAACCGTGGATTTACACCGCCAAGATCGTAAGGCAATACACGGACAATCCGATCGGTCTGACCTTTGATCCGCGAGACGTCGAAAAATGGGATCGCGTCGAACCGTTGGTCGATGTCCCGTTCTTTCATGGACGCAACTTGGACCTGTGGTCGTCCGAAGAAAACCATTCTTACGATCAGCTTCGCCAACGCATCGACGCAAGCGGCGACGTGCCGTTCGCCTATTACAACATCATCCGCACCAGCATCACGCCGGAATACGCGCGGCTGGTCAACGGATACTGGTTATGGCAAACCCCGGTGCATTCGCAAATGCATTGGACGTATTACTGGGGTGACCAGGACGCGATGGTCGGCGTCCGCGAAGGCGACCGGATCGCCCCGTTCTTTGCCTTGGCGGCCCCGCATCCCAGTCGCCCACAGATGTTAAGCACGCTGGATTGGGAAAACCTTCGTGAAGGCGTCACCGACCACCGCTATGTCGTCACGCTGGAACATGCCATCGAACGAGCCGGACCGGACAAGAAGGCCACGGTCGATCGGGCCAAACGATTTCTGGAATCGCTTCGTCAAACCGGACCGGTGGTCGATGATGCCGCCCGGCAACTGGACGCCGCGGATTACGACAAACGCCGGACGGAAATGCACCGACTGATCAGCGAATTGATGTCCCGGTAG
- the grpE gene encoding nucleotide exchange factor GrpE, with protein MTSDIESSDTADRQPVEDELDLNAETDAAHASVDATSDPQPETRDEEMERLRGEVEDANRKALQAQAEAENFRKRMRKSFEDDLKYAGAPMVTDLLQVRDNLMRAIEAAEGTESVQGLRDGVQMVAKQLDDTFAKYAIKEIPAAGEAFDPNFHEAISQMPSDDVESGMVMHVAVSGWQMHDRVLRPAQVIVSSGSAQ; from the coding sequence ATGACCAGTGATATCGAATCCAGTGACACCGCCGATCGCCAACCCGTCGAAGACGAATTGGATTTGAACGCCGAAACCGATGCCGCACACGCGTCGGTCGATGCCACCAGCGACCCCCAGCCCGAAACACGGGACGAGGAAATGGAACGCTTGCGTGGCGAGGTGGAAGATGCCAATCGAAAGGCGCTGCAGGCACAGGCCGAAGCGGAGAACTTTCGTAAACGCATGCGTAAGTCGTTCGAAGACGATTTGAAGTACGCCGGCGCACCGATGGTGACCGACTTATTGCAAGTCCGCGACAACTTGATGCGCGCCATCGAAGCGGCCGAGGGTACCGAGTCGGTCCAGGGCTTGCGTGACGGCGTTCAAATGGTCGCCAAGCAACTGGACGACACGTTTGCCAAGTACGCGATCAAAGAAATCCCCGCCGCCGGCGAAGCGTTTGATCCAAACTTTCACGAAGCCATTTCGCAAATGCCAAGCGACGACGTGGAAAGCGGCATGGTCATGCACGTGGCGGTCAGCGGATGGCAAATGCACGACCGCGTCCTGCGTCCGGCCCAGGTGATCGTCAGCAGCGGATCGGCTCAGTAG
- a CDS encoding NPCBM/NEW2 domain-containing protein: MLTVPMRLIAFLLFVCTSFLTAPATEVTLGTSDGGTRTGTLLSIGVVEVNLDPGGAVALDDVESLVPAQTESRTGPTIRVTLRNGSEIAAQQVSTDDDQLVIQPRRQDDFRIPLTDVRSIRFRRASPGTDPKWLGLFESEGRGDLIAVRREGDQIDSIRGIVLSISPAAVKVDLDGSEVDAPVEKLEGIILGGSAEPDPASAPIRVVNAYGSTWLVRSVRLDNGDDQLSLDLGSGTNHRFPIDQLKRIDWAGGSTLLATLEPAQRRFGSSLPESSSADVTAALDAWLGPAVDQEQDLLIPAQSSLEYRVDPDVSRLVGTVRRHQQVLRGGRVKAAILCDGQRVWEQELTDSSAVGFDVPTADVSRVQLLVDDMGDGDAGDLLRWIRPRLVK; the protein is encoded by the coding sequence GTGTTGACCGTGCCCATGCGTTTGATTGCTTTTCTGCTTTTCGTTTGCACCTCCTTCCTGACGGCTCCGGCAACGGAGGTGACGCTCGGAACCAGTGACGGCGGAACGCGTACGGGGACCTTGCTGTCGATCGGCGTGGTGGAAGTGAACCTGGATCCCGGTGGTGCCGTCGCGTTGGATGACGTGGAATCGCTGGTCCCGGCACAAACCGAATCGCGAACGGGGCCGACCATCCGAGTCACGCTTCGCAACGGGTCGGAGATCGCGGCACAACAGGTCAGCACCGACGACGATCAGTTGGTGATTCAGCCGCGACGCCAGGACGATTTTCGGATCCCGTTGACCGATGTCCGATCCATCCGCTTTCGCCGCGCATCACCGGGAACGGACCCGAAGTGGTTGGGGTTGTTTGAAAGCGAAGGTCGCGGTGACTTGATTGCCGTGCGTCGTGAAGGGGACCAAATCGATTCGATCCGCGGCATCGTTTTGTCGATCAGCCCGGCGGCGGTGAAAGTTGATCTGGACGGATCGGAAGTCGACGCGCCGGTCGAAAAACTGGAAGGCATCATTCTGGGCGGTTCCGCCGAACCGGATCCGGCGTCCGCACCGATTCGCGTGGTCAACGCCTATGGTTCGACTTGGCTGGTTCGGTCGGTTCGACTGGACAACGGCGACGACCAACTTTCGTTGGATTTGGGATCCGGCACCAATCATCGGTTTCCCATCGACCAACTGAAACGCATCGATTGGGCGGGCGGCAGCACGTTGTTGGCGACCTTGGAACCGGCCCAGCGTCGTTTTGGTTCCAGCCTGCCCGAATCGTCATCGGCGGACGTCACCGCGGCGTTGGACGCTTGGCTAGGTCCGGCGGTTGACCAGGAACAAGACCTGTTGATCCCTGCCCAATCGTCGCTGGAATACCGCGTCGATCCCGATGTCAGCCGCTTGGTGGGAACCGTCCGACGTCACCAGCAAGTTCTGCGTGGCGGACGCGTCAAAGCGGCGATTCTGTGTGACGGCCAGCGGGTCTGGGAACAAGAGTTGACCGATTCATCGGCGGTCGGTTTTGATGTCCCGACGGCCGACGTTTCTCGGGTGCAATTACTTGTCGACGACATGGGTGACGGCGACGCGGGTGATCTGTTGCGTTGGATTCGCCCGCGTTTGGTGAAATAG
- a CDS encoding VWA domain-containing protein: MAFTLKSLLGGSFAGALALTILLGVSRPAAAGDDVSFVGDAEFRIVRYADDAGEGYFAASILPDASDELLAAATKSAADVVVLVDTSASQVGGFRSDTMQAVGQILAKLRGNDQVKVYATDVNTVDLSDHFAAAGDDDTQAALDRLNDRLPMGNTNLVAALDKARAALAGRDASSTRSIIYVGDGASMDSTYNAQRFGRLVDALRGDHISVHSVVIGPTVNVETLAILANHTGGVLGVVSEQHPADSIGAAVASSAIQSPIWISDAELLSGMSTIHGDRLPPLRLDRDAILLGRSQTADADGRVQLTGETTNAKVRIEFDATTESDHPDFAFLPGLVQMAEKDGGLLLPTSGSMMLRQAAKSMSARAEALAKAGTMALQKGDQRGARVVAEKALQVDPNNSKAKAIEKVTATGNRLIVQNEDSGFDDLFGSPEGGDDLFGAPDAGAEDLFGEPTDAPAQPEPAAAPAQPEPATAAPAPAPAAPAPAPPVTAPAPAAAAPAPIIGDQFFDNPVGDDEIVESGGDLLSRFDAMQTANEGRLRAEVNAQLAEARRRLIENPIGVAGSLKSLLARVESTPDVAPELRQELVGKVRTAIRLASGREAEYAEQQASIEARLAASAATTSMLQQTYRDEAKLKALARQLNDLIDEGRYQEADGEVSLAFAALAGDTITRDSVAGRHFTDLPLMLQVYDRDRRINELRQRNYVDVFSAVLEANIPFTGEPPVLYPDAETWKRMSRRRLDRYSSVELVSDSDAERRIEQKLDEQSSFDFIETPLDQVREEISRQHDIPVVIDRRALEELGLSSDTPISFQIDNVSLRSALRLMLSEEDLAYTIKDEVLKITTVDADEDIQKVYPMGDLVVPIMNMGGGMMGGGMMGGGMGGGMGGGMMGGGMGGGMMGGGMGGGMMGGGMGGMMAVPDNAGLGQKSTTAAPTKSKTQTRKIDLGPIRLKVAEGQSRSDAWNALFARFEEASPELIRQLDARVQASVGELSVKAGSAVKRGDDSLAMQHFGEVRVIISAAIRSGHVQPWMYQAYAIALEATGAAKSDIERAYLSAVDFAESPEDVLHVAARLEAADCHEAALQLCQKVSDVDRYRREPYVMGLRLAKHLNSQDGIAWACEGILSQAWPKKYESIVEEARLLARATYNELIENGQKDDADKFNESLQLASSHDVIVRVSWTGDADVDIAVEEPAGTICSLETPATAAGGTLLGDSFAGHGEDSEGSVSETYICPEGFSGKYRLLLRRVWGNVSTGHVNVEVLTDVGRPEQNLIQKAIPLTEKDALITFELKNGKRQEEIADAQLAHLNDVQRDIRNDVLGQFAGGIDQNALQQFLSDAALLGGTGGNFVDPRLGFGNRGAVGFRPEITTLPTGAMMFATAVVSADRRYVRVTPSPFFTQIGEVNTFNFVTGEDGATGGGNTGGGAAGGFGGGGAGGGGLL; the protein is encoded by the coding sequence ATGGCATTCACGTTGAAATCACTCTTGGGCGGATCGTTCGCCGGGGCATTGGCCCTGACGATTCTCCTGGGCGTGTCCCGACCGGCGGCGGCCGGCGACGACGTTTCCTTTGTCGGTGACGCGGAATTCCGGATCGTCCGGTACGCCGATGACGCGGGCGAAGGCTACTTTGCCGCTTCGATCCTGCCCGACGCCAGCGACGAACTGTTGGCCGCGGCGACCAAATCGGCTGCCGACGTGGTCGTGTTGGTCGACACATCGGCCAGCCAGGTCGGCGGATTCCGGTCCGACACGATGCAAGCGGTCGGCCAAATTCTGGCCAAGCTTCGCGGCAACGACCAAGTCAAGGTTTACGCGACCGACGTCAACACCGTGGACCTCAGCGATCACTTCGCCGCCGCGGGCGATGACGACACCCAAGCGGCGCTGGATCGATTGAACGATCGCTTGCCGATGGGCAACACGAATTTGGTTGCCGCGTTGGACAAGGCACGTGCCGCGTTGGCGGGTCGTGACGCATCGTCCACCCGCAGCATCATCTATGTCGGTGACGGAGCGTCGATGGATTCGACCTACAACGCACAACGATTCGGCCGACTGGTCGACGCGCTGCGTGGCGATCACATCAGCGTTCACAGCGTGGTCATCGGCCCCACGGTCAATGTCGAAACACTGGCCATCCTGGCCAACCACACCGGTGGCGTTTTGGGCGTCGTTTCCGAACAACATCCCGCCGATTCGATCGGTGCCGCCGTCGCATCGTCGGCCATCCAATCGCCGATTTGGATCAGCGACGCGGAATTGCTTTCCGGCATGAGCACGATTCACGGCGATCGCTTGCCGCCGCTGCGGTTGGACCGTGATGCGATCCTGTTGGGCCGTTCGCAAACCGCAGACGCCGACGGCCGCGTGCAATTGACCGGAGAAACGACCAACGCCAAAGTGCGTATCGAATTTGACGCCACCACCGAATCGGACCACCCCGATTTCGCGTTCTTGCCCGGATTGGTCCAGATGGCCGAAAAGGACGGCGGTCTGCTGTTGCCAACGTCAGGATCGATGATGTTGCGTCAGGCGGCCAAGTCCATGAGCGCTCGCGCCGAAGCCTTGGCCAAAGCCGGCACGATGGCACTGCAAAAGGGCGATCAACGTGGGGCTCGCGTGGTTGCCGAAAAGGCCCTGCAAGTCGACCCGAACAACAGCAAAGCCAAAGCGATCGAAAAGGTCACCGCGACGGGCAACCGCCTGATCGTCCAGAACGAAGATTCCGGATTTGATGACCTGTTCGGATCCCCCGAAGGCGGCGACGATCTGTTTGGTGCTCCCGATGCGGGTGCCGAAGACCTGTTCGGTGAACCCACCGACGCACCGGCACAACCCGAGCCCGCCGCTGCACCGGCCCAGCCCGAACCAGCGACTGCCGCTCCGGCACCAGCTCCCGCGGCCCCCGCACCGGCACCACCGGTCACTGCTCCGGCACCGGCTGCTGCGGCCCCCGCACCGATCATCGGTGATCAATTCTTTGACAACCCGGTCGGCGACGACGAAATCGTCGAATCCGGCGGCGATCTGCTCAGCCGATTTGATGCGATGCAAACCGCCAACGAAGGCCGTCTGCGTGCAGAGGTCAACGCACAACTGGCCGAAGCCCGTCGTCGTTTGATCGAAAACCCGATCGGCGTCGCTGGTTCGCTGAAGAGTCTGCTGGCTCGCGTGGAATCCACACCGGACGTTGCACCGGAGCTGCGTCAAGAATTGGTGGGCAAGGTTCGTACGGCCATTCGTTTGGCCAGCGGACGCGAAGCCGAGTACGCCGAACAACAGGCATCGATCGAAGCTCGGTTGGCCGCATCGGCCGCCACGACGTCGATGTTGCAACAAACCTATCGTGACGAAGCAAAGTTGAAGGCGTTGGCACGTCAACTGAACGACTTGATCGACGAAGGTCGGTACCAAGAAGCCGACGGCGAAGTCAGCTTGGCGTTCGCCGCACTGGCCGGCGACACGATCACGCGTGACAGCGTGGCCGGGCGTCATTTCACCGACCTGCCGTTGATGTTGCAGGTCTATGACCGCGACCGCCGGATCAACGAACTGCGTCAACGAAACTACGTCGACGTATTCTCCGCCGTGTTGGAAGCCAACATTCCATTCACCGGCGAACCACCCGTTCTGTATCCCGATGCGGAAACTTGGAAACGCATGTCGCGTCGACGTCTGGACCGTTACAGCAGTGTTGAACTGGTCAGCGACAGCGATGCGGAACGTCGCATCGAACAGAAATTGGACGAGCAATCCAGCTTCGATTTCATCGAAACCCCGTTGGACCAAGTCCGCGAAGAAATTTCCCGTCAACACGACATCCCCGTCGTGATCGACCGACGTGCCTTGGAGGAACTGGGGCTGTCCAGCGACACCCCGATCAGCTTCCAAATCGACAACGTCAGCCTGCGTTCGGCATTGCGTTTGATGCTTTCCGAAGAAGATCTGGCGTACACCATCAAGGACGAAGTCCTGAAGATCACCACCGTCGACGCCGACGAAGACATCCAAAAGGTCTATCCGATGGGTGACCTTGTCGTGCCGATCATGAACATGGGCGGCGGCATGATGGGCGGCGGCATGATGGGCGGCGGCATGGGCGGCGGCATGGGCGGCGGCATGATGGGCGGCGGCATGGGCGGCGGCATGATGGGTGGCGGCATGGGCGGCGGCATGATGGGCGGCGGCATGGGCGGCATGATGGCCGTTCCGGACAATGCCGGCCTGGGCCAAAAGTCCACCACCGCGGCGCCGACCAAGTCCAAGACTCAGACTCGCAAGATCGATCTGGGCCCGATCCGATTGAAAGTCGCCGAAGGCCAAAGCCGATCCGACGCTTGGAACGCTTTGTTCGCACGATTCGAAGAAGCTTCGCCCGAACTGATTCGCCAACTGGACGCTCGCGTTCAAGCCAGCGTGGGCGAACTGAGTGTCAAAGCCGGTTCGGCCGTCAAACGAGGCGACGATTCGTTGGCCATGCAGCACTTCGGCGAAGTCCGCGTGATCATTTCCGCGGCGATCCGATCCGGTCACGTCCAACCATGGATGTACCAGGCCTACGCGATCGCCTTGGAAGCCACCGGGGCCGCTAAGTCGGACATCGAACGTGCCTATCTGTCGGCGGTCGACTTCGCCGAATCCCCCGAGGACGTCTTGCACGTCGCGGCTCGATTGGAAGCCGCCGATTGTCACGAAGCCGCGTTGCAACTTTGCCAAAAGGTTTCCGACGTCGACCGTTACCGTCGCGAGCCCTACGTGATGGGGCTGCGATTGGCCAAACATTTGAATTCGCAAGACGGCATTGCTTGGGCGTGCGAAGGTATTCTGTCCCAGGCTTGGCCGAAGAAGTACGAATCGATCGTCGAAGAAGCTCGACTGCTGGCTCGTGCGACGTACAACGAACTGATCGAGAATGGTCAAAAGGACGACGCCGACAAGTTCAACGAATCGTTGCAACTGGCATCGTCCCACGACGTCATCGTCCGCGTTTCGTGGACGGGCGATGCCGATGTTGATATCGCCGTGGAAGAGCCCGCCGGAACAATCTGCTCGCTGGAAACGCCCGCGACAGCCGCTGGTGGAACCTTGCTGGGTGATTCGTTCGCCGGGCATGGCGAAGATTCCGAAGGCTCCGTTTCGGAAACTTACATTTGTCCGGAAGGCTTCAGCGGCAAGTATCGCTTGTTGCTGCGTCGGGTCTGGGGCAACGTTTCCACCGGTCACGTGAACGTGGAAGTCCTGACCGATGTCGGTCGTCCGGAACAAAACCTGATCCAGAAAGCGATTCCGCTGACCGAAAAGGATGCCTTGATCACGTTTGAACTGAAGAATGGCAAACGTCAGGAAGAAATCGCCGATGCCCAACTGGCCCACCTGAACGACGTTCAACGCGACATTCGCAACGACGTCCTGGGTCAATTCGCCGGCGGCATCGACCAGAACGCTTTGCAACAATTCCTCAGCGATGCCGCACTGTTGGGCGGCACGGGCGGCAACTTTGTCGACCCGCGTTTGGGCTTTGGCAATCGTGGCGCCGTCGGTTTCCGTCCGGAAATCACGACGCTTCCCACTGGTGCAATGATGTTTGCAACCGCGGTGGTTTCGGCCGACCGACGTTACGTTCGTGTCACCCCGTCACCGTTCTTTACGCAGATCGGCGAAGTCAACACGTTCAACTTCGTCACCGGCGAAGACGGGGCCACTGGTGGTGGCAACACGGGCGGCGGCGCAGCCGGCGGCTTTGGTGGTGGTGGTGCCGGCGGCGGCGGTTTGCTGTAA
- a CDS encoding FmdB family zinc ribbon protein, which yields MPTYDYECDACGHEMELFQGINDPVKKKCPECGKSKLRRLFGSGAAIMFKGSGFYETDYRSDSYKKGAAADKKSSESKSDSKSKAKSKTSAKSKKAD from the coding sequence ATGCCCACCTATGACTATGAGTGTGATGCCTGTGGTCACGAGATGGAATTGTTCCAGGGCATCAATGATCCGGTGAAGAAGAAGTGCCCCGAATGTGGGAAGTCGAAACTGCGCCGACTGTTCGGCAGCGGTGCGGCGATCATGTTCAAGGGCAGCGGGTTTTACGAAACCGACTATCGGAGCGACAGCTATAAGAAGGGTGCCGCAGCGGACAAGAAATCGTCCGAGAGCAAGTCCGATTCGAAGTCGAAAGCAAAGTCAAAGACTTCGGCCAAGTCCAAGAAAGCGGACTGA